From the Roseofilum casamattae BLCC-M143 genome, one window contains:
- the sufD gene encoding Fe-S cluster assembly protein SufD, with product MSVRTVLEQRFAEVNRDSPRFQMLQLLLDRRLPLNPANLASDRVQLLNSLRGKAAAIASEQQLPSTKDEEWRFTDISALVESDFTPAASGSEDGDIDITPFIIPECDRARLVFVNGVFSSSLSDCSALDSQTAVNLCSDALSADKISAYLGKQSGSEEVFTALNTASLTDSAIVWIKANQILEQPIHLLFVTREEDKAAIANPRCLIIAEANSSATIVEQYITLSSCPATSGTSPYFNNSVTEVWLDNNAEVNHARIQQEGQHTIHIGKTAVSQQRDSRYTINAISLGAKLSRHNLEIFQQGEGAQTTLNGLAEIAGGQTADTHSCVHHLYPNGASDQLHKCIVDDRAHAVFNGKVFVPQAAQLTNADQLNRNLVLSQNAKVDTKPELQITADNVKCSHGATVSQLQEEEVFYLQSRGLSKDDSQHLLIDAFAGEILQRIPVKSLTKLLAQCLSCRTYLS from the coding sequence ATGAGCGTGAGAACTGTTTTAGAACAACGATTTGCTGAGGTGAATCGCGATAGCCCTCGGTTTCAGATGTTGCAATTGTTGCTCGATCGCCGCCTCCCTCTGAATCCTGCCAATTTGGCTTCCGATCGCGTCCAGCTATTGAACTCCTTGCGCGGTAAGGCGGCTGCGATCGCATCGGAACAACAGCTACCGAGTACGAAAGATGAGGAGTGGAGATTTACGGATATTTCAGCATTAGTCGAGTCCGATTTTACTCCAGCAGCGAGCGGATCTGAGGATGGAGATATCGATATTACTCCGTTTATTATACCCGAGTGCGATCGCGCTCGTCTGGTATTTGTAAATGGCGTATTTTCTTCGTCTCTATCCGATTGTTCGGCATTGGATTCGCAAACCGCCGTTAACCTCTGCTCGGATGCTCTATCTGCGGATAAGATTAGCGCGTACTTAGGCAAACAATCCGGAAGCGAAGAAGTATTTACCGCGCTCAATACAGCAAGCTTAACCGATAGCGCGATCGTCTGGATTAAGGCGAATCAAATTCTCGAGCAACCGATCCATCTGCTGTTCGTTACTCGAGAAGAAGATAAGGCTGCGATCGCAAATCCGCGCTGTTTAATTATTGCCGAAGCCAATAGCAGCGCCACTATTGTCGAGCAATATATCACTCTGAGCAGTTGTCCGGCAACCTCGGGAACTTCGCCTTATTTTAATAACTCGGTAACTGAAGTTTGGCTCGACAACAATGCCGAAGTTAACCACGCGCGCATTCAACAAGAAGGACAGCATACCATTCATATTGGTAAAACCGCCGTTTCTCAACAGCGCGATAGCCGCTATACAATTAATGCGATTAGTTTAGGGGCAAAATTATCTCGCCACAATCTCGAGATCTTCCAGCAAGGAGAAGGCGCGCAAACCACGCTGAATGGACTAGCGGAAATTGCCGGAGGGCAAACCGCCGATACCCACAGTTGCGTCCATCATCTCTATCCGAATGGAGCAAGCGACCAATTGCATAAATGTATTGTAGACGATCGCGCTCATGCCGTATTTAACGGGAAAGTTTTCGTCCCGCAAGCCGCACAATTGACCAATGCCGATCAACTCAATCGCAATTTAGTCTTATCCCAAAACGCGAAAGTAGACACGAAACCAGAATTGCAAATTACGGCAGATAACGTGAAATGCTCTCACGGCGCGACAGTCAGTCAATTGCAAGAAGAAGAAGTCTTCTATTTGCAAAGTCGGGGATTGTCGAAAGATGACAGTCAGCACCTATTAATTGATGCCTTTGCAGGAGAAATTTTGCAGCGAATTCCGGTTAAATCCCTGACAAAATTGCTGGCTCAATGTCTCTCGTGTCGTACCTATCTATCCTAA